Below is a window of Impatiens glandulifera chromosome 2, dImpGla2.1, whole genome shotgun sequence DNA.
AATGATCATTCTTCAACATAATTGAAATCTACAAACGATCAATCtgtaaaaaacaataaaaaaattagacagTTTCTCGTCTTGATTTGGACATAGAAATAGAAGTTGTACCTAATAATCATCACAGGCCTTGATTCTCTTTCTCATCGATGGTTCTTTGTTGTTTCTTTGGGCTCTTTGGAGCTGGAGGGTCAGCCTCCTTGTTACCACCACCACTAATAGGAATATTGCCATGTGGTTTGGAATTCCTAACCCTTAAAGGGTTATTACTGTTTGAAACAACATTTGATGTAGGTCTAGGCAATTGAGGAGGAATGTTCGGTGCATTGCTAGAACTCTCGTGTTTTTCTGTTATTTCTGCACTTCCTTGCTCGGTAGGTGGCCCCATGGGAATAAGTTGAATTGATGATCTTTTCCACTTCTTTTTCATAGAAGGTTTAGCCTAAAATTACCAAGTCAagattaataatgaaaatttcaaACTACCAACTCAAAGAGCATGTCATTATGTTTTTCATTTGGAATTGAACCTGAACCTCTGTCATGTGTTAAATATTCTATGAGGcctattattatattatagagtatatatatattacacagGATATGATATTATGTGAAATGTATAGTTTATAGGATATGATATTATGTGAAATGTATAGTTTATAGGATAAATTATAGGGGTATGTCAGATTTGTAGAAATGCATCAAATATACAAGGTTAGAAAAATGTAGGGCTATTCAAATTATATGTCAGATATTCTGTGAAAATACATCAAATATAGGGTATATTTTTCAagattaataatgaaaatttaaaactacCAACTAAAAGTCTAAATTAGCCAGATAGGGCAAGTTTTCATTGAATTTGTTTTTCACCAATAGTGTTTTTATCAGAACATCCCACCATCACAACCCCACTTCAATGACAGTCTTCAATGAAAGTGCTTTCATTGGGAATTAGATATGAGACCTCAGTCTCTTACATAAAGACTCCTACGGTCCTACCATTTGAGGTATCCTAAGTGGATTTATGTCTCGAGTAAATAGAGAACTATGTACTAGCATGAAAGGAATAATAGACTTAGGTTATTATACACTATATAAAACAATAGTATTTTAGGTCatgatgaagatgaaaagtGTTTCCCTAATCTGTATTCTCCATTTGGAATATAAATTGAGGGCAATATGTAAGATTCTATGAAAATGCACCAAATATATCATCCCATACTAAAAGTAAACATAGAACAAAGAAAACTTACTGTGTTTCCAATGTCAGACAAAGGTTTCCTTTTCGATACATTAGCATCAGCTATGTCAGTTATCTTATGATCCTTCATTGCACTTTCAAGCAGCATTGCACCCTGGGAAGCAAGATCTTGAtccctctctttctcttcaTTGGAAGATTCATGGAGTTTTTCATTCTCTTCATCTCTATTCTTGCACTTGTTGGCTGAACAGTTGCAAGAACTATGACAGCCATTCTTATTAGCACGGCATTCACACCTAACTGTTTTGCATAAAGAACTTTTGCTACAAGTACAGCAGATTGCGGATTCATTTGGTTTTTCTGAGTTTGTTCCATCTGGAGTTGGATCGGCTTCTGAATCACTTATAACAAGTGGAATTCCCATATTGCCATTGCTTTCAGTTCTGGAGGGTTGTTTCTTATTTAATCGTTTTTCGGTTTTAAATGGTTCCCAATCACTACCTTCGTCCATATCAGAATGTTCTCCTTCACTTATATCCATGTCCTCTATCTCAACAGTACTACTTCCATTCATGCGGGCTCGAGCTCCctaatataaaagagaaacaaAGCAACAATGAAGTTTGTAAACTTAGGCATTGTTTGATGAAGGTTATCTCATCATCAATCAACTCAttcaaattttaactaatatacTTAAATACTCTTACTTTATAacgtttttaaatattaaatacaaaggatattttagttatttaatccaaataactaACTTTGTCAATAGGTTTTccttttctaaaaatcaaattaattataatttatacatcaaacaagctcccaATTACTAGGAATATAAACACATATGAGTTTTACTGGTTGAGTAAATCAGGTtcacaatttataattaatgaagTAATGTTGAGCTTCTACATTTCATATTCTTCCTTTTCATTCTAACTTTTGTATGTaagatatttttcttaaaattcaCAGTGGAGATACCTTCTTTCGTAGATCACGTATATGTGTTTCCTCGTTCAAGGTTGAGGCTTCAGAGTTCATTGAACTTCTCTTCAAGCTTTGGTTCGTAGTCAGGTTCTGTCTCAAGCAATAGACAAGGAGAAATGAATTtgtgatgatattaaaaaatgcAAATCCAAAGATTGTGATATATAGATCCAAACTAATTAGAATATTGGGAATTGGGATTATCTTAGAAGCAATTATATCCCATAATCTGTCCATGGTATATTTAAAGTGAATTATCCATGAAGAAAACATAACACAATTAATCATGGCtattattttaccaatttaattGAATTCCAAATTGCACTATGAAATAAGAAAACAGCTAACCTGCAGTTTCTCTTGCCGAATAAAGGCAAGCTTTTGCATTTCCATTTGTCTTGCTAATTTAACTATCTTCTCCTTCAGATCTCTTATTTCACAATCTTTCTCTTTGCAATCAACTTCTTTATCCCTTGACAGGCACCTATTTGGAAATatggaaaataattatttttgttgtgaAGAAATTCACTTGAGCCACAATTAAAGTAATTTCTTAAAGAATTACAAGAGAATTACCTAGAGGATGAAGCCAAGTCAAAGAGATGGTTCAATAAAGTTTTAGCTTCAGGAAGTGCGCGAATTTGATTCCATCGTCCCTTACTGCTAAAAGCTCGCTCACGTTCTTCAGCTTCTGATAACTGGGATGCCATTGAAACAAGGGTGCGAGATGAAGTTGCAAGCATATTCTCCAATGCATAAATCCTCGAATTTCTTGCTCCAGGAGACATAGCTTGAGGATAATAACTGCATATGCCAAATTTCATTTTCAGATTCTTTGTGTAATCAACCgcattaagtttttttaagaCCAGTTTTTTCATTGGAAGTGCATTTAGTGGGAATCTAACCTAACACCTCTTAGTATAAACTATGAAGGTGTGTTTCAAGAGGAGAGAAGTTGCTTAAAGAAAACTAGATCAGCAAGAAATCTTTCCAACCTTAAATTTATTTGGTTTAAGCTCTGTGCTTCTTTCAGCTCTGCAACCTCTTTAGCCATTCTTGCACGCCTGCCATCccaaagaaaattataatgtcAATCGATACAGAAACTAGTTGCAGACTTCACATGTCACTTGACTTGCCCCAACTCAAATCATAAGAAAATCTAAGTAACTGGCAGCAAGTATAAAGAATGTAAAAGTCTAAACTTAAATGCATCAAAGATtctataatttttgtaaattccCTTGCAAAATCAGAGGCTAACTTCATTAGAAAATGGGAACAGTAACTCACTCTTCCATTTGGCGCTCGTATTCAGCACGAACTTCATGTACACGTACAACAACCTCGAGTTCATGCTCAATTGTCTGCATTAGCACCTTAAAATTCCAAAGATACAAGTAACaacaacattataaatatttcatatcagaagaaaatttattatgaaGGCAAAGATGGAGTTAGATATATATTGCTACCTGAGTACTCGGACCACTGCCAATAGACATGCCTGCAAAACAACCGAGttcaataaattatatgaaataaaatataattactacTATATGTAAAGATTAGCTAAACAGAAATTTCACGTGATGAAGTTTTTTTAGATTCCAACAGGTCTTTCAGTCTTTTAGTAGCCATAGCAGCTTCTTCTGATTTTCGCTGCAGGACCTGATAAGGAAAACAGACATTTCCAGATGGTTTTAAACCAAATTTTAAggtaaaatgaaaattattcatGTGCAACGTGAAATTACCATCTTTTGTCTTTGGTTCAAAGCTAAGAGTTTGTGCATCTCATACTGATTCCTTCTTCCCTCTTTCTTTAGCTGTAATAATGAATTTTGGGAGTTATAAGGTAAATTTCTTTGATTCTGAAAGGAAAAAAGGATGGAAATGAAAAGTTTTGTTCCATTCTTTGTGgattaacatatacctgaaGAACTTCCTTTTCACGAGATGCCTTCCAAATCCTGAATTGCTCAGACTCCTGCTTTATCTTCTGTTGTAATTGAACCTACAATATGATATGGCAATATAAAGAGGATCAGATAAAATTTCATTCTAAAACAACTAATATTATGACAAGATAGAACcttttgagattttattctGCGTATTTCATCCTGTAATCTTTTTGCTGCATCATCACTTTTTTGTTTTTGCCTCAAGAGTTGTGCTTGAGCATCTTGTTTCTTCTTCAGTTCCGCAACCTACAGAATTAAAGGATACAGTTAGTAACAAACATTACAGTTAAATGTTTGTCCTCATTTATAGAAACTAACCTGTGCTTCAAGAAGATTCAGCTTTTGAAGATAGTCCTCCTTTAATCTTTGGGCGCTTTCATCAGTGTTAGATGATATATTTGAAAAGCTGTGCTTTAGTAGGTCAATTTCATTCTAGAATAAGAGTAAGAAATAAGATCGATATAAGGATACATGATGTCTGGTGTgttcttttataattaacacTGAAAGAAAAAGTTAACCTGCAGAACCCTCTTCTCTTGCTCCAGTTCGTGTACTTTCTTTTCATAATGCTGCTTAACTGAAGTATCAGAATTTGCAAATCGTTTCATCTCAGCCTTCACAGCATCACAtcacataaataagaaaagggaatgaatattaaaaaaaatataagcaAGATAACAGAAAAAATGCTAACATTAACCTTATACATTGTAAAATTGTATGACATAATCTAATTGATAGTTATACATTCCTATAAAACAACCTTATAAAAAGACATAATTCTGCTATTCAGCTTAAATTATCACCATTGGGCATCCATACTAATTCAATGCACATAAATTCCTTTAAAACAACATTAAATCTCAACCTCTttgaacaatttaaaacaattttccgtataaaatattaatgatttac
It encodes the following:
- the LOC124926188 gene encoding kinesin-like protein KIN-4C — encoded protein: MDSDAKDSSQSVTVAVNIRPLVTSELLVGCTDCISVVNGEPQVQIGSHTFTFDYVFGNRGSPSTQIYDQCVGSIVESLFQGYNGTVLAYGQTGSGKTYTMGTNYNGEDHGAGIIPKVMQTIFSKIETKKNKTEFLIRVSFIEIFKEEVFDLLDPNTHTLARGDGAKPSGPSRAPIQIRETTSGGITLAGVTEAEVRTKEEMASYLLRGSAARATGSTNMNSQSSRSHAIFTISLEQRRTASCTAGIVQDDDILCAKLHLVDLAGSERAKRTGADGTRFQEGIHINKGLLALGNVISALGDEKKRKEGGHVPYRDSKLTRLLQDSLGGNCKTVMIACVSPADTNAEETLNTLKYANRARNIQNKAIINRDPVTAEMQKMRSQIEQLQTELLYFQGDSGTSFEEFQMLKKRISLLEASNANLKREFQESESACKRYSQLALDAQVEKDKLLMIIELARNGKPWDEIDSNLDQDVNLLKNYVGKIHELETEVLRLQNTIDSKQQKHNGVDSFELDVDEICPKSFMDMNEFSSNPDIKSTDIDGEAEFEAKELEHSSLQENLDRELKELDQKLEQKEAEMKRFANSDTSVKQHYEKKVHELEQEKRVLQNEIDLLKHSFSNISSNTDESAQRLKEDYLQKLNLLEAQVAELKKKQDAQAQLLRQKQKSDDAAKRLQDEIRRIKSQKVQLQQKIKQESEQFRIWKASREKEVLQLKKEGRRNQYEMHKLLALNQRQKMVLQRKSEEAAMATKRLKDLLESKKTSSRMSIGSGPSTQVLMQTIEHELEVVVRVHEVRAEYERQMEERARMAKEVAELKEAQSLNQINLSYYPQAMSPGARNSRIYALENMLATSSRTLVSMASQLSEAEERERAFSSKGRWNQIRALPEAKTLLNHLFDLASSSRCLSRDKEVDCKEKDCEIRDLKEKIVKLARQMEMQKLAFIRQEKLQNLTTNQSLKRSSMNSEASTLNEETHIRDLRKKGARARMNGSSTVEIEDMDISEGEHSDMDEGSDWEPFKTEKRLNKKQPSRTESNGNMGIPLVISDSEADPTPDGTNSEKPNESAICCTCSKSSLCKTVRCECRANKNGCHSSCNCSANKCKNRDEENEKLHESSNEEKERDQDLASQGAMLLESAMKDHKITDIADANVSKRKPLSDIGNTAKPSMKKKWKRSSIQLIPMGPPTEQGSAEITEKHESSSNAPNIPPQLPRPTSNVVSNSNNPLRVRNSKPHGNIPISGGGNKEADPPAPKSPKKQQRTIDEKENQGL